A genomic stretch from Enterobacter oligotrophicus includes:
- a CDS encoding SDR family oxidoreductase — MKKVAIVGLGWLGMPLAMSLAAKGWQVTGSKTTADGVEAARMCGIDGIQLRLEPELVCDADELDELMNVDALIITLPARRSGPGESFYLQAVQEIVDSALAHHIPRIIFTSSTSVYGDVEGTVKENSERHPITASGRVLKELEDWLHNLPGTQVDILRLAGLVGPGRHPGRFFAGKSAPDGQHGVNLVHLEDVIGAIELLLQAPKGGHIYNICAPSHPARSTFYPLMARQLGLAPPVFGDAQGESKGKIIDGNRICHELGFEYQYPDPLVMPME, encoded by the coding sequence ATGAAAAAGGTCGCGATTGTCGGTTTAGGGTGGTTAGGAATGCCGCTGGCGATGTCATTAGCCGCGAAAGGCTGGCAGGTGACCGGGAGTAAAACCACGGCGGACGGGGTGGAAGCCGCGCGGATGTGCGGTATTGACGGTATTCAGTTGCGTCTTGAGCCAGAGCTTGTCTGCGATGCCGACGAGCTGGACGAATTAATGAACGTTGACGCGCTGATCATCACCTTACCGGCGCGGCGCAGCGGGCCGGGTGAGTCGTTCTATCTGCAGGCCGTGCAGGAGATTGTCGATAGCGCGCTGGCGCACCATATTCCGCGCATTATTTTTACCAGCTCAACATCGGTCTATGGTGATGTTGAGGGAACGGTGAAGGAAAATAGTGAACGGCACCCGATCACCGCAAGCGGCCGGGTGCTGAAAGAGCTGGAGGACTGGCTGCATAATCTGCCGGGAACCCAGGTAGATATTTTGCGTCTGGCAGGGCTGGTAGGGCCGGGGCGTCATCCCGGCCGTTTCTTTGCCGGTAAATCGGCTCCGGACGGACAACATGGCGTCAATCTTGTGCATCTTGAAGACGTTATCGGCGCAATTGAGCTGCTATTACAGGCTCCGAAAGGAGGGCACATCTATAATATATGTGCGCCTTCTCATCCGGCGCGTAGTACCTTTTACCCTCTGATGGCGCGCCAGCTTGGGCTGGCTCCGCCGGTATTTGGTGACGCGCAGGGTGAAAGCAAAGGCAAAATCATTGATGGTAATCGTATTTGCCATGAACTGGGATTTGAGTATCAGTATCCCGATCCGCTGGTCATGCCCATGGAATAG
- the hisL gene encoding his operon leader peptide — protein MTRVQFKHHHHHHPD, from the coding sequence ATGACACGCGTTCAATTTAAACACCATCATCACCATCATCCTGACTAG